In Chiloscyllium plagiosum isolate BGI_BamShark_2017 unplaced genomic scaffold, ASM401019v2 scaf_48704, whole genome shotgun sequence, the sequence AAAGCTGTGGTCTAAGCTTCAAATGTGTTTGGGCGAGCTGCAAAAGCTAAAGAACAGCTATACGTGTCATGGCCACCAATTATCAGCCCACCTTTTCAAACACTGACATGaccaacattgttaaaaatcacacaatgccaggttatagtccaacaggtttaattggaagcactagctttcggagcgctgctccttcatcaggtggttgtgctttgtacaccccagtccaacaccggcatctccaaatcatgacgacCAACACTAGGAGACAACAGAGAGCCAACAAAACCCTCAGCTCTACCCTTCAACTGATCTGCCTGGTTCATGGTGATCAACTGTTGAAGCACTACCATGTTCTCCTCTGAAAGGTTGGCCTGTTGGGTGGTTCTTGACCTTGCTGGCCTCTGCCCTTCCCTGGCCTGGCATAGCTTGGCCTGTCCAGGCCCAGGCCGCCCTGCCTCTCTGGCGCCCTCCAGTTGTTGCCCCGCCAGTTGCAGTCTCTGAGCCGCGAGCCTTTACTTCCTGTTTTTTGCCGGCGCTCGAGCTGCCTGTTTTGTCCCTCAGAGCTTCTGCTGCTTCTTTTCTCGGCTGTTTTTTTGTCTCCGAGACCTCGGGATCTGATGGATTTCACGTAGTTGGGTTGATCGACGCCATCTTTTCCGTGTTCCCGAGTTTGACTTTGGTGATTTATTATATtttaattcccccccccccccccccccccaatcccatcCCCCGCCGCCTCTCTGTTTTTGTTCCCTTCTGTTTGTATTCCTCTGGCTGGACCATGGCTGCTGCCTTCGAGCGGCCAACTTTCTGCTGCTGCCGGAAAGTTGTGACCGGCTCCGCCAAGAGCGAGAGGTTGAATTCGTCCCGGGACTGCCCTGTCGACATCGCATCCGCCTCCAACTTCCAGCATTTCCAGATCCAGCATTTCCACCTGGAGTTGGACATTAACTTCCCGAGCCGGGAGATCCAGGCGGTGGAGGTGCTGGACTTGGTGTGCCTGCAGCCCGACACCCAGAGCCTGGTCCTGGACTCGCACCAGTCGCTGCACATCCGCTCGGTCAACGCTAAATGTCGGTGCAACTCGGGCGAAAACAGCTGGCCCCTGAGTCACCGCCTCGACCCTTTCACCGAGTACGGCTCCTCTCTCGTGATAAACCTGCCGGCTGCCATCAAACCTCTCAGCAACTTTCAGATCATCATCAGGTACACTACAGCCGATGGGCCGGCGGTAAGTCCTCCTCCAACTTCTTCAGGTTGGACGCTTTTAAACAGAAACTGAGCTCCAaactcacccccaccttgtcAGACCCATGGAGGGTATTAAGTACTTAACATTCATGCACTTATGGCGTTACAGTTTAACTGTGCAAATTATAAATCCCAGCCGAAAAGAATTACAAGATTTAAGGCTGACTTGTTTTACTGTACGATTAACTTCACTCAGTGTCTCGGTTTGGATAACTAGAAGTCTCCATGTTTCCTGCTCAGCCTTTTTTTTCTGCAGGTGCTGTAGTGTCCTGAGATGGATTCTTCCACTAAGTTGAGAGACAGAGCAGTTTGGGAAAATTTGAATTTAAGCATTTAGTGAGGCATAAATTCTGTGTGTGATTCAgaaagaatgaaataaatgaattcAGCCTCAGCTGTAATCAATTTTGTGTGACCTTTGACCTTTAGAGTATAAAGCTTACAACGTGATAGAATTCTGCATTGGGACACTCTACAAAGACAACTGTGATTTCATTAATTCTAATTGTCATTGTACAAGAGACCATGAGATTGCATTATTATTTGTTATGATAATTGATATAATAAGTGTATAGCAACAAATTCAAACCCAACTGTCAGCACGCAGAATCAGATCAGTTGAAGCTGTAAAATCCTGTCAGGACTGTTAGAAAATGTTATCCACCTTCTTCAGATTCCTTTAAAGTTTTATGTTTCCAAACCTTATCAATTCTTAGTAGATACTACTTCCAGTGCTATTTCTAAGATGCCACTTAATGTGTGTGAGTTGTCATAGTCTTAGTAGATCATATGGTTgcattctcattagagagacgactggtggtgagGAGAGTTGTTCTTGGCAACCTCagccggtgatgggaattgaacccatgctgttggcattacactGCTTCATATACCAACCATCCGgcaaactgagctaaactgacccCAACGTTCCATATTATCAACACATTAAATAACTTAcaacttttcctttttgtctttttGCAGTGCTCTTACAGTTATGCCCTCCAGTCACTACCTCCTGAACTGTGAAAATAGCTTTTCTTTACTTACTTTTCAAAATTGAGACATTTTTACATACTACTATCAAATTGTCTCTTACCTTAGCAATTTCAGTGGAAAGAGCCTTAGTTTCACAGTTTGGTTTCATAGACTTGATATCATCATAGAAAATCCCTTCTGTACTGTGTCCAGGGGCTTGATGTGTTAAATTCAGTGCCCAAAACTTGGCAAACATTTATATCTTCCACTTTCTTTGGGCAAACTGCAAATGctaaaatcaactaggcgaaagtaaggactgcagatgctggagatcagagtcaagattagagtggtgttggaaaagcacagcaggtcaggcagcatccaaggagcaggaaaatcgacgtttcgggcaattgcccttcatcaggatgttacctgacctgctgtgcttctccagcaccactctaatcttgactgcaaACGCTAAACACCAGTACACTTGTAACAGCCACTAATCATGACTTTGTGTGAGTTTAGCAGGAACATTGTGTACTGTCAAATTAATATATCATGCCCTGGTAACTTAAAGAAATCTTTTACCTACTTTTTAACATGCTTTTAAAGATTTGAATGGAGGTAACTTCTTAATTTGTAAGCCTTTTGATCACTTTTCTCGATGCAAGATGACTGACACATTGAgctattaatttaaattaaaatgcaataaatgtGCAGTGCAATTCTTATCAAATCCTCAATGAGTAAGTTTCAG encodes:
- the LOC122545927 gene encoding aminopeptidase RNPEPL1-like isoform X2, whose amino-acid sequence is MAAAFERPTFCCCRKVVTGSAKSERLNSSRDCPVDIASASNFQHFQIQHFHLELDINFPSREIQAVEVLDLVCLQPDTQSLVLDSHQSLHIRSVNAKCRCNSGENSWPLSHRLDPFTEYGSSLVINLPAAIKPLSNFQIIIRYTTADGPACSYSYALQSLPPEL
- the LOC122545927 gene encoding aminopeptidase RNPEPL1-like isoform X1, which codes for MAAAFERPTFCCCRKVVTGSAKSERLNSSRDCPVDIASASNFQHFQIQHFHLELDINFPSREIQAVEVLDLVCLQPDTQSLVLDSHQSLHIRSVNAKCRCNSGENSWPLSHRLDPFTEYGSSLVINLPAAIKPLSNFQIIIRYTTADGPAVSPPPTSSGWTLLNRN